TAAAAGGCGTGGACAACTATTCCACGTCTTTTTTAAATAATTTATTAATATATTCATAGTCTATTGGACGATCAGATGTATGATAGAAAAACCCTTTGTATCTCAACATTTGGCTTGAATTAATGATGAATTTTTCCTTCACATTTTCCTTTTGGTCGTAAATGGTCACTTGAAATGTATAGCCTAAATATCCTATTGAGGGTTTTCCTTTTTGAAAAGTAACATCGTTTAGGTTAGTGATAATTGACTCAATTTGAATCGGATTGTCAATTTCAATTTCCTCTCCGTTTGTACCATTGAACACAGTTATTTTTGAAACCTTTGTAGGTGAAAGATTAAATAATTTATGTGGAATATAAGACATAGCAAATAGTAATAGAAAGGAAAAAATTACAAACATCCATACACGCTTTTTCATCATTACCTCCTTATCGGTCGACTAACCACGTTTTCAGAACAGCTGCGTATTCTCTTACCCATAGTTTAATTATGACAACGGTTGGTGTTTTCGCAGGGAGTGTATATACATTTTGCAGTCCTACACGATCGGCAATCATTGTTGATCGAAATAAGTGAAAATCATTGCTGACAATGATGGTGCATGTCGATTTTTCGATGAGCTTCTTTGATAAATAGAGGTTTTCATAGGTAGTAGTGGATTGATCCTCTACTATTATGCGTTCTGCTTGTATACCCTTTTCACGAAAGTAACGTAACATAGCTTCAGCCTCGGAAATATCTTCACCTGGTCCTTTACCACCAGATACAATCACTTTTGAAGAAGGATTAGCTTGTAAATAGTCGAGTGCAGCTTCTACTCGGTACAATAATGAAAGCGACATCTCTTCACCATGTAACCTAGCACCTAGGACAATGACATAGTCGGCATCATCAGGAGGCACTTCCTTTGCTGTATTGGCGATCAACGTATGAACGGTTACCGTATATATTGTAATCATTACGATGATTACAGAAAGAATGACTTTTATGAATTTTTTCATAGGGTTCTCCCAAAATGGATTTATATCGTAAGTATAACAAGAATTGTATATAAGTGGTTAAATTTGGAGAAAAACGTTAACAAAAAAGTAATATTCTCCCCTTTTATTTGATTCTCTGTTTGATATGATAAATAATGGTGTTAATAATATTGGATAGGAGAATACATAATGTTTAAAAGGTCATTTCTATTAGCGGCAGTAATGTTACTTA
This genomic stretch from Bacillus sp. BGMRC 2118 harbors:
- a CDS encoding YdcF family protein, which translates into the protein MKKFIKVILSVIIVMITIYTVTVHTLIANTAKEVPPDDADYVIVLGARLHGEEMSLSLLYRVEAALDYLQANPSSKVIVSGGKGPGEDISEAEAMLRYFREKGIQAERIIVEDQSTTTYENLYLSKKLIEKSTCTIIVSNDFHLFRSTMIADRVGLQNVYTLPAKTPTVVIIKLWVREYAAVLKTWLVDR